A region from the Medicago truncatula cultivar Jemalong A17 chromosome 6, MtrunA17r5.0-ANR, whole genome shotgun sequence genome encodes:
- the LOC120576124 gene encoding uncharacterized protein yields MAGNSRKTDKDIAKHSVLIMYIQRYLNVKVDETFTIINNAAFRFHPRCKRLNLIHVCFADDLLLFSRGDVNSVSQLFEAFSLFSAAFGLKANQVKSSIYLGGVSMSFQDAIVTKFNLIKDELPFRLQLIKSVLFGVQTYWSQVFVLPHKVLKLIQTACRVFVWTGKSGTSKRVLIAWERICLPKTAGGWNVIDLKVWNQTAICKLLWNLANKKDVLWVKWVREYYTKGRNVLLMDVSAQAPWVIKKVFGATKTISSVDGSIFQQANFSIKRMYNALRGDFAKVDEKMETLEEGTEV; encoded by the exons ATGGCAGGTAACTCGCGTAAGACGGATAAAGATATTGCCAAACACTCTGTTTTGATAATGTATATTCAAAGGTATCTTAATGTTAAAGTTGATGAAACATTTACCATCATCAATAATGCTGCTTTCCGGTTCCACCCAAGATGTAAAAGGTTGAACTTAATTCATGTGTGTTTTGCTGATGATTTGCTGCTATTTTCTAGAGGTGATGTGAATTCTGTCTCACAACTTTTTGAAGCTTTTAGCTTGTTTAGTGCTGCTTTTGGCCTTAAAGCAAATCAGGTTAAGAGCTCAATTTATTTGGGAGGTGTATCCATGAGCTTTCAAGATGCTATTGTCACTAAGTTTAACCTCATCAAAGATGAGCTTCCTTTTCG GTTACAACTTATCAAATCAGTCTTGTTTGGTGTTCAAACTTATTGGAGTCAGGTTTTTGTGCTTCCTCATAAGGTTCTAAAACTTATTCAAACAGCTTGTAGGGTATTTGTCTGGACCGGAAAATCTGGCACTTCCAAAAGAGTTCTTATTGCTTGGGAGCGTATATGTCTACCTAAGACAGCTGGTGGGTGGAATGTAATTGATTTGAAAGTTTGGAATCAAACTGCAATTTGTAAACTTCTTTGGAATTTGGCCAACAAGAAGGATGTTTTATGGGTGAAATGGGTTCGTGAATATTACACTAAGGGGAGGAATGTGCTACTCATGGATGTGTCTGCACAAGCTCCATGggtaataaaaaaagtctttggTGCAACAAAGACTATTTCAAGTGTTGATGGCAGTATTTTTCAACAAGCTAATTTCTCTATTAAAAGAATGTATAATGCTTTAAGAGGTGACTTTGCAAAG GTAGATGAAAAGATGGAAACACTTGAAGAGGGGACGGAAGTTTAA